DNA sequence from the Coregonus clupeaformis isolate EN_2021a chromosome 13, ASM2061545v1, whole genome shotgun sequence genome:
AAAGGTCACTATGACCTCATCAGAGAGGAGACCCTAGTAGTTGTCTGGTGGCGGGGTGTTTTTGATGCTAACCGTGTTTGTCTGGTCCTGTCAGGCCGTGACGCAGGATGTGGCCAGGACTCAGAGGGAGAACACAAGCTGGAGTCAGAAGGCTGGGGTTGGACTGAAGACCGTGACAGAGGCTGTCCAGAGGTAAAGAGCTGACAGACAGGTCCACCTGACAACCACTATACAACAAAAGCTTCGCCTGAGATATTTCAGTTGTAGTAGCTGTCATTTTGTACGTTGGGCACCTATTATTTTCCAGACTCAATCCCAGATTTCACAGTCCATATCACTTCATAGCATCTCTTATAAAATGTCAAATGGAACAGGGTGAATTTGTGTACTACTCCATCATATAATCGTCATTTAATGTAAAATCTTCTGTTAAAGTACCAGTTCCTCTCTAAAGATTCAGTCAGGTATTAGAGGCTAATATGTCAGAGGTGGAGCCCGTCCAAACACGTCTGAGCAGCTTTGGCAGAGGCTGACCTGCGCCAAAAGAAGAGTGGACACAATTCAAGGACTGTTTATAGATCTGAAATTATTTCTCCCCCCAGGAAATCTGAGAACAGTGGGTTTAAATTGCGTGTGCCTATTGATAATCCTGTGCACTGTTTTATTCTGTCTCAGTCTGCTTAGTTTGACCACATATTCACTGTACTGTTGTCTGGCAGGACTGATGATGAGGAAGGTGGCCCTATGGAGAGTGCAGCAGGCCACTAAAGCAGCCGACCCTTTCTCTGAGAGGTATGATAACTGACCACACCGGACCACCCTGGCCCTGGGTCTCACTGAACCCAACAGTTATTAATGAGGAAAAGGCCTTGCCTTGTAGACCATTTCCTCAGTTTGTCTCACTACCACTACATCTCCCAGTGCCTTACTAGTTgtgttgtcctctctctcttttcacagtGCCTCTGTCAGAGAGCTCCAGGCAGAGCTGGCCTCGGcgtgtgaggagagagacaaggtCACGCAGGAGCTCAAGAGAACCCCAGAGCTCATTGAGAGTGCCCTGGCTGATGTCCGTGAGCAGTGTATGTTGTTTAGTCATCTGTTTAGAGAGATTCAGTCTTGTATAAATTCCTTGTATCCTGTAACTGTACCTATAGTAGATTTGCATGCACCTTGTCTTTGTATATCCTGTCCACGTGGCAGTAGTAATACTCTGTATACAGTACACTGTCTgtgttcctcttcctctccagtcGACAGTGAGGTGAGGCAGCTGAGGCAGGCTGCAGAGCGGAGCAGGGGGGAGGCCCAGGAGTCCCAGGCTGCAAGAGAGGAGGCCCAGCAGAGGCTGCAGGAGGCCCACACACAGCTGGAGGAGAGCAGCCTCAACCTGGAGCAGCTCCATGCACAGCTGATTAGCCAACAAGAGACCAGTGACAGAGGTGAGAGGGAATCCCATTGTAATTTAGTTTATTTTCTATGAAGAATGTTCTATTCATCAGTTGAATTTATCTCTTGAAGTGATCGATTTGTTGACATGTCACACAGTGTACTCTAGTTATGTTTAGGGCTGACAAGCCTGCATCTCTCCTTACACCGTCCCTGGTTTTGACCTGTCAGCCTTGCAGGAGAGAGTGTTTGAGACAGAGGATTGCTGTGCTCAACAGCTGAGAGTGATGGAGTCTCTACTCAACACGGCAAGAAGAGAACACACCAAAGCAGGTAGCGTATACATGACTAACTCAACACGTCTAAACATACTGTACATCTCAACGCAGACGGGTGGAAGGGAAATGTAAAGTGAGAGATTCATACATGCATCAGCAGAAATGGTTTACTGCAGTGTAACTAAGATTGCTGTCTGTGCTTTCTGTTGTAgtgctggccctgtgtcaatttGAGAtacaggcagagggagagagggagcaggagagagaaGCACATTGCCTCCAGAGTGAACACACAAAGAGGGAAATCCAGGATCTACAGAAACTACTTCAGGACAAGGACAGAAACCTACATTTGGTAAGTTCATAGTGTCTTGGTTTATTGTAAGTCATCCACGGACCCTCCGGCTTCACTCACGTACATTCCGAAAGCTTGTTCGCAGAAAGAAGCTAAGAAGGCGTAAGGGTGGGGGACCAACTCAATATACTgtatgactaaaaccaaatcgaaactgtgtagaaatgataatggaccaccattcatacagtttcttgactgtgtaCAGCCCTACAGATTATTTTTGGCAAATGTTGACGGCGAGGAAATATAACCTTGGCCCTCGGCAAaaggagtttgacacccctggtctagatgGAAACTAGTGACGTGTTGCTACTATCAAACCAACCATATATTTTGCATGGCTGGAGCTCTGAACAGAGGGGGTGTTTCTGAAAGATTTTTTGACTTCGAACAAGCAAGCTAACATAAGATACAAAATATTACGCTGCATAGGCTATTAGACCTTTGTCCGCCGTGGTAGGAAAAGAGGGACGGACAGAACAAGAAAAatgaaaaacacatttttctcCTGAGGGGGAACGTCATTTTCTACTCAGAGCCAATCAAATGCTAGGGTTGAATGCCAGCGCTTCCATTTAAATGCAAAAGAGTCAACAAGACGGGATTTGGAAGGATGGTCCCATGAGACTAATTGCAAGTTTACCATGTTAAGAAATGTTCTGCTATTGTTTTGTGAAACTGACAACTTTCAAGATACATTTTTTAGGTTTGTATAATTAGTGTCCCCAGGGGACAGTGCGTGAGAGGGGTCTGATGAGTGAGTATGAGGCAGCTCGGACCACAGCCCTGCAGACTTCTGTGGCCTTGGAGGAGCAGCAGAGACCCTCAGGGAAGAGCAACACTCTGAAAGCCAAAGACAAGCCACAGACCATAGGTAACTTCCACCTACACACCATTTTGTCACATTACCTCTTCATATGAATACCGTCTTGTATTATATAATACAAGTACAGTGCCTtagcaaagtatttataccccttgacctattccacatgttgttgtgttacagcctgaattcaacattgattaaatatatttttatcacccatctacacacaatacccccaaagtgaaaatgtttttataaatttttgcaaatgtattgaaaatgaaatacagaaatatctcatttacataagtattcacacccctgagtcaatacatgttagaatcacctttggcagcgattacagctgtgagtctttctgggtacgtttctaagagctttgcacacctggattcttcaagctctgtcaagttggttgtcgatcattgctagacagccattttcaagtcttgccatagattttcaatctgatttaaactgtaactaggccactcaggaacattcattgttgtcttggtaagcaattccagtgtatatttggccttgtgttttaggttattgtccttctgaaaggtgaatttgtctcccagtgtctgttcaaaagcagactgaaccaggttttcct
Encoded proteins:
- the LOC121579997 gene encoding coiled-coil alpha-helical rod protein 1-like, producing MMRKVALWRVQQATKAADPFSESASVRELQAELASACEERDKVTQELKRTPELIESALADVREQFDSEVRQLRQAAERSRGEAQESQAAREEAQQRLQEAHTQLEESSLNLEQLHAQLISQQETSDRALQERVFETEDCCAQQLRVMESLLNTARREHTKAVLALCQFEIQAEGEREQEREAHCLQSEHTKREIQDLQKLLQDKDRNLHLVCIISVPRGQCVRGV